GCGAAGGTGGAATCGCCGGCAATCTTGATCGAGCGCACATGGTCCATCTGGACCGCGACATTCTGGATATTGGGCATAGGGCTGAAGTCTCCACCAATCTGCTGACTTCCACATAGGGTGTGGGTGGGGGGATTGCAACGGGGGAGCAGTCGGAATGCTCGGAAAGTCCCGTTTCGTGCGGAGATCATCCAAGGGGTACGAGCGCGTGGCGGTCTTTTCAGAAGGCTGCCCAACGGATCAATGGAAACTTGGTCTTGTGAGCGCGCGCCTAAACCCTTGCCCGCCAGCAAACGCGGTGCACCAGGTTGGCGGCGCAGACGACCTCGCAGCAATCACGGAGCACAGATCTTCACATGTCAGTTTCGGCCATGGGCCTGAGCCGCGGCGCTTCACCGGTCCGTCACGCAATCCGCAAGCGGTCAACCTTCAAAACGCATCCTGCAAATGTACCGGCCAGCGCCAGCGGCTGACCACCATGATGTCGCAACGCCAGGAAAGCTGGGCTGAATCGGGCTGTCGGCTGATGAACAACTCGCCCGCAGCCAGAATCCGTCGTTGCGCCGCGTAGCTCACGGCATCAACCCCCGAAGCCAGATCGCGGCGTGCCTTGACCTCGACAAAGGCAATCAGGTCGCTCTTGCGTGCCACCAGGTCGATCTCGCCTGCCGGTGTGCGGTAGCGCAGCGCCAGTATCCGGTAGCCCTTGAGCAGCAGGGCAAGGGCCGCCAGCCATTCGGCGCGGCGGCCGATGCGTTCGGAACGCCGTTTTCGAGCGAGCCTGTCGCCCGCGCTCACGCCTCACCTTTCGCAGCGAGGTCCTTCATGTCCAGAAGCCTTTGATAGAGATCCTTGCGCGGAAACCCGGTCAGCCGCGCCGCCTCAGTTGCGGCCTTGCCGGCGGGTAGCTCCGCTGCGAGCTTGGCCAGCAGCGCATCGACATCGGTCTCCGAAGGCAACGGCGTCGAACCGGGGCCGATCACCAGCACGATCTCGCCGCGCACATTCTCGTCTTCATACTGTGCGGCGAGTTCGCCAAGCGGCCCGCGCCGCACTTCCTCAAAG
This DNA window, taken from Hoeflea algicola, encodes the following:
- a CDS encoding YraN family protein; translation: MSAGDRLARKRRSERIGRRAEWLAALALLLKGYRILALRYRTPAGEIDLVARKSDLIAFVEVKARRDLASGVDAVSYAAQRRILAAGELFISRQPDSAQLSWRCDIMVVSRWRWPVHLQDAF